In one Deinococcus psychrotolerans genomic region, the following are encoded:
- a CDS encoding dihydrodipicolinate synthase family protein, translated as MTHSTSHPFRGVFPAITTPFNADGSVDHGFLREHARWMMAAGCDGMIPLGSLGETNTLEMDEKMAVLETLVDALDGKPVIPGIASLSTAGGVRLAQAARDVGCGGLMALPPYVYTSDWREMKAHMAALVGATDLPVILYNNPGAYRTDFLAPQIAELAGEHTNLRGVKESSGDVRRVTALRAVLPESVDILVGLDDAVVEGVAAGATGWVAGLINAYPAESVRLFELARDGKTKEAAELYRWFLPLLRLDVVNKFVQLIKFVQEETGHGSARVRAPRLELTDAEKAEARAVIEAASGRVSAGVGS; from the coding sequence ATGACCCACTCCACCTCCCATCCCTTCCGAGGCGTCTTCCCCGCCATCACCACGCCCTTCAATGCCGACGGCAGCGTGGATCACGGCTTCCTGCGCGAGCACGCCCGCTGGATGATGGCCGCCGGGTGCGACGGCATGATTCCGCTGGGTTCGCTGGGCGAGACCAACACGCTGGAAATGGACGAGAAGATGGCCGTGCTGGAAACCCTGGTGGACGCGCTGGACGGCAAGCCCGTGATTCCCGGCATCGCCAGCCTCAGCACGGCGGGCGGGGTGCGGCTGGCCCAGGCGGCGCGTGACGTGGGCTGCGGCGGCCTGATGGCGCTGCCGCCCTACGTCTACACCAGCGACTGGCGCGAGATGAAGGCGCACATGGCCGCGCTGGTGGGGGCCACCGATCTGCCCGTGATCCTGTACAACAACCCCGGCGCGTACCGCACCGATTTCTTAGCCCCGCAGATTGCCGAGCTGGCTGGAGAGCATACCAACCTGCGCGGCGTCAAGGAAAGCAGCGGGGACGTGCGCCGCGTGACCGCCCTGCGTGCCGTGCTGCCCGAGTCGGTGGATATTCTGGTGGGTCTGGATGACGCCGTCGTGGAGGGCGTGGCGGCGGGCGCAACCGGCTGGGTCGCGGGCCTGATCAATGCCTACCCCGCCGAAAGCGTGCGCCTGTTCGAGCTGGCCCGCGACGGCAAGACGAAAGAGGCTGCCGAACTGTACCGCTGGTTCCTGCCGCTCCTGCGACTGGACGTGGTGAACAAGTTCGTGCAGTTGATCAAGTTTGTGCAGGAGGAAACCGGGCACGGCAGCGCCCGCGTCCGCGCCCCCCGGCTGGAGCTTACGGACGCCGAGAAGGCCGAAGCACGCGCCGTCATCGAGGCCGCGTCCGGGCGTGTCTCCGCAGGAGTTGGGTCATGA
- a CDS encoding FAD-dependent oxidoreductase: MNSEVWDAVVVGAGPAGLMAARTAAEGGLRVLLLDAQPGAGGQIWRGAAAGQKGTAGDLLRDVAAHPGITVLSGAEVMAAETRERAHTLTVTTAAGLRQIHAERVILATGANERFLPFDGWTLPGVVGAGGLQAMSKGGLNVRGKRVVVAGSGPLLLAVAAGLRQKGARVLAVAEQAGLTGVAAFGMAAARLPGKSREASALAAGLLGVPYWADCAVVRASGQNQLQSVTLRRGRREIRLDCDYLAVGFGLVPETRVAALLGCALDNTGAVRVNVWQATSIQGVYAAGEVCGIGGVDGALLEGFVAGCAASGQIERLRDAPRRADLQRRFQRVLERSFALRPERLHTPLPATIVCRCEDVRHGELRGFAGWTAAKLQTRCGMGVCQGRVCGPACETLYGWRFEGARAPLVPLPLAQLLDEPTTLSPP; encoded by the coding sequence GTGGTGGTGGGCGCTGGCCCCGCCGGACTGATGGCCGCACGAACTGCCGCCGAGGGTGGATTGCGGGTGCTGCTGCTGGACGCCCAGCCGGGTGCAGGCGGTCAAATCTGGCGCGGCGCGGCAGCAGGACAGAAGGGGACGGCAGGCGACTTGTTGCGCGATGTGGCCGCTCACCCCGGAATCACCGTGCTGAGTGGCGCGGAAGTGATGGCCGCAGAAACGCGGGAGCGGGCGCACACGCTGACGGTGACCACTGCGGCTGGACTGCGCCAGATTCACGCTGAACGGGTGATTCTCGCCACCGGGGCCAACGAACGCTTCCTGCCCTTCGACGGCTGGACCCTGCCCGGAGTCGTTGGTGCAGGCGGCTTGCAGGCCATGAGCAAGGGCGGCCTGAACGTGCGCGGCAAGCGGGTGGTGGTGGCCGGATCGGGGCCGCTGCTGCTGGCGGTGGCAGCGGGCCTACGGCAAAAAGGGGCGCGGGTGCTGGCCGTGGCAGAACAGGCAGGTTTGACGGGTGTGGCCGCGTTCGGTATGGCGGCGGCGCGGCTGCCCGGTAAATCCCGTGAAGCATCGGCACTGGCCGCCGGATTGCTGGGCGTGCCGTACTGGGCCGACTGCGCTGTGGTGCGGGCCAGTGGGCAGAACCAGCTCCAGAGCGTCACCCTGCGGCGTGGGCGACGCGAGATCAGGCTGGACTGCGACTACCTGGCGGTGGGCTTTGGACTGGTGCCGGAAACCCGTGTGGCCGCGTTGCTGGGCTGCGCTCTCGATAATACAGGTGCGGTGCGCGTCAACGTCTGGCAGGCGACGAGCATTCAGGGGGTTTACGCCGCTGGGGAAGTTTGCGGCATCGGTGGCGTGGACGGAGCTTTGCTGGAAGGCTTCGTGGCCGGGTGCGCCGCCAGCGGTCAGATCGAGCGTTTACGTGATGCCCCACGCCGCGCCGATCTTCAGCGCCGCTTTCAACGCGTGCTAGAACGCTCGTTCGCGTTGCGTCCTGAACGCCTGCACACGCCATTACCTGCAACTATCGTCTGCCGCTGCGAGGACGTGCGGCACGGCGAGTTGCGCGGTTTCGCGGGCTGGACGGCGGCCAAGCTCCAGACCCGCTGCGGCATGGGCGTGTGCCAGGGCCGGGTCTGCGGCCCCGCGTGCGAAACCCTGTACGGCTGGCGGTTTGAGGGTGCGCGCGCTCCGCTGGTGCCGTTGCCGCTGGCCCAGTTGCTGGACGAACCCACCACCCTCAGTCCACCGTGA